Proteins from a single region of Streptomyces sp. TN58:
- a CDS encoding FUSC family protein, with protein sequence MSGTAVVDPHLPSAGARLRSGARLVICAAVPWYLCLWWGTSTAPVPAALPAVLILREDVYAAPRLAWERLLGVLTGVLLSILVLDRLPPSSLSFLAVLVCGCVGTYLLSRPGSPNPQVLVTALMIYATALPGYPLARLAETLVGIAVVVLLGPLLWPPDPYRSASRGLDAYRADVGRLLDGVAGRLARGGPLAAPDPLPEGARLWLRPQACRAAFDRAARRRRPRRPPDGLDGRLRLATRSALTLQYFTQELQERARGLSADLAEGTAPAVGAAPDPALRAVAPLVRSTARALDAALRGEEFAAELDRARGLDLAHRAAHPTRHDAVLRAGLHLTHEALSAHLATRR encoded by the coding sequence GCCGCCGTGCCCTGGTACCTCTGCCTGTGGTGGGGCACGAGCACCGCGCCCGTCCCCGCCGCCCTGCCGGCCGTACTGATCCTCCGCGAGGACGTGTACGCGGCGCCGCGCCTGGCGTGGGAGCGCCTGCTGGGCGTCCTCACGGGTGTGCTGCTCAGCATCCTCGTACTGGACCGGCTGCCGCCCTCGTCGCTGTCCTTCCTGGCCGTGCTGGTCTGCGGGTGCGTCGGCACGTACCTGCTGAGCCGGCCCGGCTCCCCCAACCCGCAGGTCCTCGTCACCGCACTGATGATCTACGCCACCGCTCTTCCCGGGTATCCGTTGGCGCGCCTTGCGGAAACCCTGGTCGGAATCGCCGTGGTGGTCCTGCTCGGACCGCTGCTGTGGCCTCCTGACCCGTACAGGTCGGCCTCGCGGGGGCTTGACGCGTACCGGGCGGACGTCGGGCGCCTCCTCGACGGGGTGGCCGGCCGGCTCGCCCGCGGCGGACCGCTCGCGGCCCCGGACCCGCTGCCCGAGGGGGCGCGGTTGTGGCTGCGGCCGCAGGCCTGCCGCGCCGCGTTCGACCGGGCGGCACGGCGCCGGCGCCCCCGGAGGCCGCCCGACGGGCTGGACGGCCGTCTGCGCCTGGCCACCCGCAGCGCCCTGACCCTCCAGTACTTCACGCAGGAGCTACAGGAACGGGCCCGCGGCCTGAGCGCCGACCTCGCCGAGGGCACCGCGCCAGCCGTTGGCGCCGCGCCCGATCCCGCACTGCGCGCCGTCGCCCCGCTGGTCCGGTCGACCGCGCGGGCCTTGGACGCGGCCTTGCGCGGGGAGGAGTTCGCCGCCGAGCTCGACCGGGCCCGCGGGCTCGACCTCGCCCACCGCGCGGCCCACCCCACCCGGCACGACGCGGTCCTACGGGCCGGCCTGCACCTGACGCACGAGGCCCTCAGCGCTCATCTCGCGACCCGCCGCTGA